In the genome of Thermoanaerobaculum aquaticum, the window GCGGCCATCAACCAGCACGCCTGGGACGGCGAATGGTTTTGGCGGGCCAGCCTCGATGATGGCAGCCTCATCGGCAGCCACCACAACTCCGAAGGCCGCATCTTCCTCAACGCGCAATCCTGGGCCATCCTGGCGGAAAGCACCTCCCGGGAAAGACAGGAGAAATGCTGGCGTGCCGTCAAGGAGCATCTATTTTCGCCCATTGGCGCCCTGCTTCTGACCCCTGCCTACACCCAGCCTAACCCCGCCATTGGCTACATCACCCGGTACGCCCCGGGAGTGCGGGAAAACGGCGGGGTTTACACCCACGCCTCCACCTGGGCCCTGGCCGCGGCCTGCAAGATGCGGGATCATGAAGCGGTGGCTTACCTCTTGCGAACGTTGAACCCGGCGCTCAAAGACCCGCGGCGCTCCTGGGCCGAACCTTACGTGCTCCCCGGCAATGTAGATGGTCCCCCTTCGCCGCTTTTGGGGCGGGCAGGCTGGAGCTGGTACACCGGCTCCGCCGCCTGGTTCCACCGGGTGGTCAGCGAATGGGTCTTGGGCGTGCGGCCCACGTGGGATGGCTTGCAGGTAGACCCCTGCCTTCCTAGCTCGTGGTCGAAGGTTCAGGTGCTCCGCCAGTTTCGCGGGGCTCCGTTGTCCATCACCATGCACCGGCAACCGGGAGTAGCAAGAACCCAGGTACTGCTTGAAGGCAAGCCGCTTGAGGACAACCTTGTCCCTCCCGAGGTGGAGGGGCCCCTGTCCTTGGAAGTGCTCCTCCCGGAAGAGGAGATTCAGACATGAGCGTGGAGCTGTGCGGGGTCTCCAAGCGGTTTGGGGAGAAAACCGTCATTGCGCCCCTGGACCTGCAGGTGGCTACCGGGGAATTCCTGGTGTTGGTGGGGCCTTCGGGGTGCGGCAAGACCACAGTTTTGCGGCTGGTGGCGGGGCTGGAAGAGCCCTCCACCGGTCGCATTTTGGTGGATGGAAAAGACGTCACCTCATTGCCCCCAGGCCAGCGGGACGTGGCCATGGTTTTCCAAAACTACGCGCTTTACCCGCACATGACGGTGGCGGAAAACCTGGAGTTCCCTTTAAAAATGCGGCGCTTACCGAGACCGGAGCGCCAGCGCTTGGTGCAGGAGGTGGCGGAGGTGCTGGACATTGGCCACCTCTTGAATTCCCTTCCCCGCCAGCTTTCCGGCGGCCAGCGGCAGCGGGTGGCGCTGGGTCGCGCCATGGTGCGCAAGCCTGCGGTTTTCCTCTTCGACGAGCCCCTTTCCAACATTGACGCAAAGCTGCGGGTGCAAACCCGCGCGGAGCTGGCCCGTCTGCAGCAGCGGTTGGGCACCACCACCCTGTACGTCACCCACGACCAGGTGGAAGCCATGACCTTGGGCCACCGGGTGGCGGTCATGAAGGAGGGACGCATCCTCCAGGTGGGGCCACCTTTGGAGGTGTACCGCTTGCCAGCCGATACCTTCGTGGCCACCTTCATTGGCAGCCCACCCATGAACCTCTTTCCCGCCACCGTCCAAGCCGGCGGGCTTGTTATTGCCGAAACCTTTTTCCCTCTCCCACAAGCGGTTTTGCCTTTGCACCCTGGGGAGGCCTGCACCGCCGGCATTCGCCCCGAGCACTGGCGTCCGACTTCCGCGGAGGAGCCAGCTTTGGCGCTGGGCGTAGCGGTGGTGGAGCTTTTGGGTCCCACGGTTCAGGTGGGGGGGTACGTGGGCCAAACCTGGGCCACGGTGCTTTTGCCGGCTGACGCCCGACCTCGGCCAGGCGATACGCTGAAGTTGACCTTTTCCCCGGAAAACCTCTGCCTCTTTGCTCCCGATTCCGGCCAAAGGCTGTACCCTTAAGGGCTCCGCAGTGCCACGAGGTACAGACCAAAAGCGATCGGCCGCCCGACCGCCTTTTTTAACACGCTGCAAAACCGCCGCGTGATCCTTACGTAAGAAGGCAGGGGTTCATCCCCGAGGAGGGCGCTATGCGTTGGATTAAGGTTGCTGTGGTCATGCTGGCGGTGGGGTTTGCCCAGGCCAGCGAAAAGAAAGCCGAAACCCCCAAAGACCCGGTGTGGAACGAGGAAAACTTTGCGGGGCTGGAGTTTCGGGCTTTGGGGCCGGCGGTGGCTTCCGGGCGCATTTGCGATATTGCCGTGGATCCCCAAAACCCCAAGCGCTACTTCCTGGCGGTGTGTTCGGGTGGCGTCTGGAAAACCGAAAACGGCGGCGTCACCTTCACTCCGGTCTTTGACAAGGAAAAGTCCTACTCCATTGGCTGCGTGGCCCTGGACCCCCAAAACCCCCACACCGTTTGGGTGGGAACCGGCGAAAACAACAGCCAGCGCTCGGTGAGCTGGGGGGATGGGGTATACGTTTCGCGGGACGACGGCCAGAGCTGGCAGCGTGTGGGCCTGGAAAAATCCGAGCACATTGGACGCATCGTGATTGATCCTCGCGATTCAAACGTGGTGTTCGTGGCCGCCCAGGGGCCCCTGTGGGCTGCCGGCGGCGACCGGGGTCTTTACAAAACCACCGACGGCGGCAAGACCTGGAACCGCATCCTCCACGTGTCCGAAAACACCGGCATCAACGAAGTGTGGATGGATCCCCGCAACCCCGATGTGCTGTACGCC includes:
- a CDS encoding ABC transporter ATP-binding protein, translated to MSVELCGVSKRFGEKTVIAPLDLQVATGEFLVLVGPSGCGKTTVLRLVAGLEEPSTGRILVDGKDVTSLPPGQRDVAMVFQNYALYPHMTVAENLEFPLKMRRLPRPERQRLVQEVAEVLDIGHLLNSLPRQLSGGQRQRVALGRAMVRKPAVFLFDEPLSNIDAKLRVQTRAELARLQQRLGTTTLYVTHDQVEAMTLGHRVAVMKEGRILQVGPPLEVYRLPADTFVATFIGSPPMNLFPATVQAGGLVIAETFFPLPQAVLPLHPGEACTAGIRPEHWRPTSAEEPALALGVAVVELLGPTVQVGGYVGQTWATVLLPADARPRPGDTLKLTFSPENLCLFAPDSGQRLYP